In Amycolatopsis methanolica 239, a single genomic region encodes these proteins:
- a CDS encoding protein kinase family protein: protein MNEKRSEQSGPIRTGVRARGGSLAPGSVVGDGRYRLLAQFGIDERAGAHLWRARDGQLRRDVALTLLVGDPADAEAARQARKTLERATHAAKFNHEAVARVLDVLTLGNGITSGEGLLGVVVTEWTKGTDLIDLVADRPVQPLAAARMVQRLAEAVERAHHSGLVLGLDHPQRLRLTTEGSLRLAFPGPLPDATLRDDVKAIGGILYLLLTGRWPLPGGPAAIPAAPHAPNGRLVPPRSLQPSVPQELSSLAVRTVEDGGPGGIRTSAAIVRALEMAAEAEERTQLIKAQMEADGDGTIWTTKKPVKDRARRRKLALGVTVLVVAAVAILAWLGMLAISFFQDDPSSGGPPINVANPTPTASASAPVNPSPNQPPSTGGQAQIGAAVGPASVTVYNPDGNGDNTSRARNTVDGDPTTIWRTDQYRQQFPAIKEGVGLLASFDKPINLAKITVAADSPGTSIEVRLADSRNPELADTRVIGTATLNGQTTDITLPQPQQAQYVIIWITQLSDTDKGYQSQIGELTFLPAQ, encoded by the coding sequence GTGAACGAGAAGCGGAGCGAGCAGTCCGGTCCGATCCGGACGGGCGTCCGCGCGAGGGGAGGCTCCCTCGCGCCGGGCAGCGTGGTCGGAGACGGCCGGTACCGGTTGCTCGCCCAGTTCGGCATCGACGAGCGGGCGGGCGCCCACCTGTGGCGTGCGCGGGACGGCCAGCTGCGGCGGGACGTCGCGCTGACGCTGCTCGTCGGCGACCCCGCGGACGCCGAAGCCGCGCGTCAGGCCCGCAAGACCCTCGAACGCGCCACGCACGCGGCCAAGTTCAACCACGAAGCGGTCGCCAGAGTGCTCGACGTACTCACCCTCGGCAACGGCATCACCTCGGGTGAGGGCCTGCTGGGCGTCGTGGTCACCGAGTGGACCAAGGGCACCGACCTGATCGACCTGGTCGCCGACCGGCCGGTCCAGCCGCTCGCCGCGGCCCGGATGGTCCAGCGGCTCGCCGAGGCTGTCGAGCGGGCCCACCACTCCGGTCTCGTGCTCGGTCTGGACCACCCGCAGCGCCTGCGGCTGACCACCGAGGGCTCGCTCCGCCTGGCGTTCCCCGGCCCGCTGCCGGACGCGACGCTGCGCGACGACGTGAAGGCCATCGGCGGGATCCTGTACCTGCTGCTCACCGGCCGCTGGCCGCTGCCGGGCGGGCCGGCCGCGATCCCGGCGGCGCCGCACGCCCCGAACGGACGGCTCGTCCCGCCGCGCTCGCTGCAGCCCTCGGTGCCGCAGGAGCTGTCGTCGCTGGCGGTGCGCACGGTCGAGGACGGCGGCCCGGGTGGCATCCGCACCAGCGCGGCGATCGTGCGCGCGCTGGAGATGGCGGCCGAGGCCGAGGAGCGGACGCAGCTGATCAAGGCCCAGATGGAGGCCGACGGCGACGGCACGATCTGGACGACGAAGAAGCCGGTGAAGGACCGCGCGCGGCGCCGCAAGCTGGCGCTCGGCGTCACCGTGCTGGTCGTCGCCGCGGTCGCGATCCTGGCCTGGCTCGGCATGCTGGCGATCAGCTTCTTCCAGGACGACCCCAGCTCGGGCGGCCCGCCGATCAACGTGGCCAACCCGACCCCGACGGCGTCCGCGTCGGCCCCGGTCAACCCGTCGCCGAACCAGCCGCCGTCGACCGGCGGGCAGGCGCAGATCGGCGCCGCGGTCGGCCCGGCGAGCGTCACGGTCTACAACCCGGACGGCAACGGCGACAACACCAGCCGGGCCCGCAACACGGTCGACGGCGACCCCACCACGATCTGGCGGACCGACCAGTACCGGCAGCAGTTCCCGGCCATCAAGGAGGGCGTCGGGCTGCTGGCGAGCTTCGACAAGCCGATCAACCTGGCGAAGATCACGGTGGCCGCGGACAGCCCGGGCACCTCGATCGAGGTCCGGCTGGCCGACTCGCGCAACCCGGAGCTGGCCGACACCCGCGTGATCGGCACGGCCACGTTGAACGGGCAGACCACCGACATCACCCTTCCGCAGCCCCAGCAGGCGCAGTACGTGATCATCTGGATCACTCAGCTGAGTGACACGGACAAGGGCTACCAGTCACAGATAGGCGAATTGACCTTCCTCCCCGCCCAGTAG